One Deltaproteobacteria bacterium genomic region harbors:
- a CDS encoding SCO family protein, whose protein sequence is MSRPTSMKPMNPKITIAWALVLLLGQILPALAHVPLPPKRGEIGRKEVRVKAPSFALIDQSGAKFAFEPAQKKLVLVNFIYASCPDVCPLFSAKLAAIQRTLQAEKNDRYLLLSISTDPKRDTPEKLKSHGDAFKADYRRWHFLTGSAKELEPVWKAFGVRVKELGDGQVQHTNLLTLIDGKGFRRVDYYGDKWLEKEVLKDMRRLAAERQ, encoded by the coding sequence CCTGGGCGCTGGTCTTGCTGCTCGGTCAGATACTACCGGCGCTGGCCCATGTGCCGCTACCGCCCAAGCGCGGCGAGATCGGCCGCAAAGAAGTTCGCGTCAAGGCGCCAAGCTTTGCATTGATAGATCAAAGCGGTGCCAAGTTCGCCTTCGAGCCAGCGCAAAAGAAATTGGTCTTGGTGAATTTTATCTATGCTAGCTGCCCGGACGTTTGCCCGCTTTTCTCTGCCAAGTTGGCGGCCATACAGAGAACGCTGCAGGCAGAAAAGAACGACCGCTATCTGCTCTTGAGCATCAGCACCGATCCCAAGCGCGATACGCCGGAGAAGCTGAAGAGTCACGGCGACGCCTTTAAAGCCGACTACCGCCGCTGGCATTTTCTCACCGGCTCGGCGAAGGAACTAGAGCCGGTGTGGAAAGCTTTCGGCGTGCGCGTCAAAGAGTTAGGCGACGGCCAAGTGCAGCATACTAACCTTTTGACGCTGATCGACGGCAAAGGCTTTCGCCGCGTCGACTACTACGGCGACAAGTGGTTGGAAAAAGAAGTGCTCAAAGACATGCGCCGGCTGGCTGCCGAACGGCAATGA